In Halomarina salina, the genomic window GCCGTACTGGCCATCCGGGTGTCGGGTGCGCCAGCGACGGCTCGTTCGGGCTCCGTCTCCGACCCGTCGAGGACCCGTCCGACCGCGGACTCGACCGCCGGTGCGACGCCGTGTCGCCGTTCGAACCGGGCGTCGCCCGTCTCGGCGACCGAACCGTGTTCGCGGTGGTGTTCGACGAACCCCGACGTCTCTCGCCCGCTGGCGAGGAGCGTGGCGACCGGGCCGTCGGCGTCGGACCGCAGGAGGAGCGCTCCGGCCCCCGCTCCGGCGGTCGGGCTCCCGTCGTCGTCGGGGTCTGCCGGAAGCACGTCGACCGCGACGAGCAGGACGGTCTCGCCGCCAGTCGCGAACGCCGCTGCCGCCCCGAGCGCGTCGGTGACGGCCCGACGGCTCGACCGAAAGTCACCCGTCCGGACGTCGCCGGTCGCGTCGAGTCGGTAGGCCACCTGTGCGGCGATTCCGTGTTCGGCGAACGGGTCGGTGACGCTCGCGGACAACACCGCGTCGACCTCGGCCGCGTCGGCGGCAGACCGCGCGAGCGCCGTCGCTGCGGCCTCACACGCCATCGTCACGTGGTTCTCGTCGCGGGCCGGGACGGCGCTCTCGCCGCTCGCCCGTCCGCCGTGCTGGTCGGCGACGTCGCGCCGATCGACGCGATACAGCGGGACGTAGCCGCCGTGCCCGTCGACTACGACCATCGCTTCACCTCGGACCGTACCGTGCACCGTGGTACCATTGTGAACGATTGCACACGCTCCGCACCGTAAACTGTATCGGTGGCTGCAGAGAGTCGCCGGTACCCCCGGTGGTGTCGGCGCTGAGTGGACCTCCCTAGCATATCCGTTCGGGACGACCAGTTCGGTGACGCTACAATCGACGAACCGTCGAGGACCGGTACGTCTCTCGAATCGTGATTCGCCTGCCCCAGCGGGCGTTCCAGTGAGAAGACGACGTCACACCGCACGTCGGCCACCGATGATAAATGATAACACGATTCGTGGACGAGATCGGTTGACGTGGTACTCCGTAGCAACACTCGCCAACGGGATTCTGAAGCGAATGAGCGATATCTTCTACGGCGATCAGGCCGGCCATCGCCAAATATCGCTTCTAAAAGTGGCCGTGCGTTGTCGTACTAGAGTTTTCTGTAAACTTTCGTACGAACGTCGCTTCGCCGGTTATCGATAGGGGCCTATGCAAGCCCTCTCTGCGGTCGAGAGCGGCCACGGGAGCTCCTGAGTTCTTCACGCCGATACGCCGTGGCCTGGCTCGGGCGTCGTCTGCCGACACGTCGCCGAGGACGCTCCTAATTGATGCCGAACGTCGACCGTGCAACTACTTTTGATATAGTGGGTATCGTGCACGCACCTATCAGCGGCGTGTGGTGGGGGGCATACAGGCGGGAACACAGTGCTACTCCGGCCGAATCGAGGAGGCAGGTCGCGGCTCGTGAGCGTGATCGAGTTGGTAGAACGAAGGGTGCTCGTCCGCTGAAGCGGCCCCCGCTCGTCGAGGTCGCAGTGTCAGCGGGGAGACGCCGACTCGTCGGGGAGCGTCGCGCTGAAGAATGGGTAGTCGGACCACCGACCCCGGTCGAGCGTTCCCGGGGCTGGACTCGGTTCGACGACCAGACGTTCGCCGATGGTGAGGTCGTCGTACGCCGCGGAAACCCGGACGAGGAGACGGACCCCGACGTCGAGGTCGACCGTTCCGACGACCGCCGGCGCGTCGAATCCCGGCGGCGTGCGCGTGAGTTCGGTGAACGCGTGGAGCGTCCCGGTCGCATC contains:
- a CDS encoding Zn-ribbon domain-containing OB-fold protein, which gives rise to MREGALAAPFFEALADGEFAVQRCSACSEAFLPPSPVCPVCHADDVGWERTDATGTLHAFTELTRTPPGFDAPAVVGTVDLDVGVRLLVRVSAAYDDLTIGERLVVEPSPAPGTLDRGRWSDYPFFSATLPDESASPR